A stretch of DNA from bacterium:
TCGGCCAGCGCACCCTGGAAATCCTGGACCTGGGTCCATACTCCATGTCGCAGGTGGGAACTCCCGCGAGCGTCGAGAAGTCATCGGACCAGGAGTAGTCGGCGAGGGCAGCGCTCAGTCGCGCTGGGTCAGTTCGATCACATTCCCGTCGTAGTCGCGGAAGCGCGCGCGCTCCGGCCCCAGGCTTGCGCCCGGACCTCGTGAATGACGCTTGCTCCGGCCGCGCGCGCGTTTGCGCAGGCGGCCTCGAGATCGCGAACTTCGATCGCGATCTGTACGCCTCGCGTCGGGCCGTCCGACTTCGCCTCATACAGGGCGAAGTGAAGGAAGGCACCGTCGGTTCAAGAGGTTGCGCAATGCCGCCCGCTGACCCAGCGGTCGTCGCCACGGTGATCGTCGGGTGGCTTCAGTGCGATTCCGAATGCATCGCGAAAGAGCTTTGCCGAGCGCTCCAGATCGGAGACTTCAACCACCACCGCGACGAGCCTGTTGGTGTCGGCCACGTGTTTCTCCTACTGGACCGAGAGGGGTGGGCTACCCGTTGAGAAGGGCCAAGCGGTCGAAGAAGTCGGGAAAGGTCTTGGCGACGCAATCGGGATCTTCGATGACCACGCCTTCGACCGCGAGTCCAGCTACCGCAAAGCTCATCGCCATACGGTGATCTTCGTACGTCGCGATGCGGGCGGCGGTCACCTCTTTGGGCGGATCGATCACGATGTCCGTCTCGGTCACCTCGACGCTCGCGCCCAGCTTCTGGAGCTCGGTTTTGAGCGCCGCCATGCGATCGGTTTCCTTGATGCGCAGATTCCAGACATTGCGGATGCGTGTCTGGCCGCGCGCGAAACAGGCGACAACCCCCAGGGTCAGGGCGCTGTCGGGCAGGGCGTTCAGGTCCACATCGACGCCGTGTAGGTACTTGGGGCCCCGCACCGACATCCAGCGGGAATCGCGCTCTACGGAGCAACCCATTCGGCCCAGCACCTCGACGAAGCGTACATCGGATTGGAGCGATGAAGGCGCGAGACCATCGACGCGAACACGGCCGCCCGTAATCGCGGCCGCGGCAAAGAAGTAGGTGGCGGCGGTTGCGTCCGGCTCGATCGCGTAGGAGCGCGGTCGGTATTTCTGACCAGCGGGAATGCGGAAGCTGGAATCGCCGATGCTCTCGACCGAGATGCCGAAGGCGCTCATCGTTTCGATGGTCATATCGACGTAGGGGCGGGAGGTGATTCGGCCAGCGGTGATCTCGAGGTCCGTCTTCGCAAACGGAGCGATCATCAGGAGCGCGGACAGGTACTGGCTCGAGTTACTGGCATCCACGCTGATGCTGCCCCCCTCGAGCGCGGTTCCGTGGATCGTGAGAGGCGGGAAACCAGCAGTACTGCGGGCGCTGATACCCAGGTTCTGGAGCCCGTCGGCGAGTTCCTGGATCGAGCGCTCCCGCATGCGCGGCGTCCCGTCGAGGATGACCCGGCCCGGAACCAGAGCGCCGCAGGCCGAGAGGAATCGCATGGTCGTGCCTGAGGCGCGGCAGTTGATCGCGTGCAGCGGGATTGCGAACTCGCCGCCTGTGCCGTGCACGATCAGATCGTCGCCTTCCGCTTCGATCTCGACTCCGAGTCTCCCGAGTCCCTCCCGCATGGCCTGGGTGTCGTCGCTGTCCAGAAAGCCGAGGATCCGGCTCTCGCCGCGCGACAGGGCAGCGCAGATCAGAGCTCTGTTCGTGAAGCTCTTCGACCCGGGAACACGGATGACCGCGTCGGGTGCTGGAATGGGTGCGACCGCCAGTTCCTGCATGCCAATCGAAACTAGCACATCACCTAAATCATTGAAACAGAAGGTGAAACCCATTGCCGCCAGGTTCGCCACGTTGTTGCAACGCCGGTCCGGACACGATACCTTCGGCCTGGGTTTTCCACCCCCCGGGGGCTCCCAGGATGGGACGCCCCTGTCTTCTGCTGCCCAACAGTTGCCCAACAGGAGATCCCCCGATGCCCAAGTACCGCCTCCTGACACCGGGGCCGGTTGCCGTGCCTGAGCGCGTGCGGCTGGCAATGGCGCAGACCCTCTTGCACCATCGCGCCCCCGCCTTCATCCCCGTTTTCGCCGAGGTTCGCGAGAACCTCAGGAAGATCTTTCAGACCGAACAAGACGTACTGATTCTCACGAGTACAGGCACCGGCGCCATGGAAGCGGCGGTCAGCAACGTGTTCTCACCGGGTGACCAGGCTGTCGTCGTGCGTGGCGGCAAGTTCGGCGAGCGCTGGGGTGAGCTTTGCGAGACCTACGATGTTCAGGCGGAATACGTGGATGTCGAATGGGGGCAGGCCGTCAATCCGCAGGCGGTGAGGAGTGCCTTCGAACGCCTGCCCGATGCACGGGCGTTACTCGTTCAAGCCTCTGAAACATCCACGGGCGTCTATCACCCGATTCGCGAACTCGCCGAACTCGTACACGAGAAGACCGGTCGCTTGATCGTCGTCGATGGTATCAGCGGAGTGGGCGTGCACGATCTACGGACGGACGAGTGGGGACTCGACGTTGTCGTATCTGGGAGCCAGAAGAGCTGGTTGCTGCCACCCGGCCTCGGGTTCATCTCCCTGTCCGAACAGGCGCGCGCCGCGGTTCAGGATTCCACGATGAAGCGTTACTACTTCGATCTCCGCAAGGAAATCAAAGCGCAACCGGGCGACCAGACCACCTGGACTTCCGCGGTCTCGCTGATCGTTGGCTTGCGCGAAGCTCTGCGCATGATCCTCGAAGAGGGGTTGCAAAGCGTTTTTGCGCGTCACGAAGTTCTTGCAAAGGTCACCCGAGGTGGTATCCAGGCGATTGGGCTCGAACTACTCGCGGCGGATTCTCCCGCGTTCTCGTGCACGGCCGTCAAGGTGCCCGAGGGAGTCGATGGCAAGGCTTTCGTCAAGCAGTTGCGCGATCAGTACGACATCACGGTCGCTGGAGGGCAGGGGCATCTGACTGGGAAGATCTTCCGCATTGGACACATGGGAGACGTCGATGGCTTTGACATGTTGAGCGCGATCGCCGCGGTCGAGATGGCGCTTGCCGACGTGGGATTCCCTGTGAAGATCGGCGAGGGTTCGCGGGCAGCTACAGAGCTCTTGCGCCAACTCTCCGCACCCGAAGCGTAGATAGGAAACGCATGGCACGAGTATTGGTCTCCGACAAGCTCTCCGACGAGGGTTTGGCCGTTCTTGAAACGGCCGATGGAATTGATTTCGATCACCGCCCGGGGCTCGATCCCGATGAGCTTCGCAAGATCCTGCCCGAGTACGACGGACTGATCATTCGCAGCGGAACCAAGGTTACCGCCGATCTGGTCGCCGTAGCAGAGAACCTAAAGGTCGTTGGCCGTGCGGGCATCGGTGTCGACAACGTCGATCTCGGCGCGGCCACCGCCGCCGGTGTGATCGTCATGAACACCCCGGAGGGGAATGCCATCACGACCGCCGAGCACGCGGTTTCTCTCATGGCCTCTCTGGCTCGAAAGATTCCACAGGCCACGGCAAGCCTGCGGGCGGGCAAATGGGAGAAGTCGAAGTTCCAGGGCAAGGAACTCTTCGACCAGGTGCTCGGCGTGATTGGTCTGGGCAATATCGGCGGCATCGTGGCAGATCGCGCGCGCGGTCTGCGCATGCGCGTAATTGCGTACGATCCGATCGCAAGTGAAGACCGCGCGAATCGCCTCGGTGTCGACCTTGTTTCCCTGGACGAACTCTTCACACGCTCGGATATCGTCACCTGTCACGTCCCGATGACCAAGGACACACGCGGGCTGGTCGGCCGCGAGGCCTTCGCGAAAATGAAGGACGGTGTGCTGATCGTGAACGCTGCACGCGGTGGAATCGTCGATGAAGCTGCGTTGCTCGAGGCCATCGAGAGCGGCAAGGTGGCCGGCGCAGCGCTCGACGTTTTTGAGCAGGAGCCACCTCCGTCCGACCATCCACTATTGCAGCGCGAGGAAGTGATCGGCACTCCGCATCTCGGTGCCGCGACTGCGCAAGCACAACTCAATGTGGCGATTGCGGTTGCCGAGCAGGTGCGGGACTACCTGACGATTGGCGAGGTTCGCAATGCGGTCAATCTGCCGTCTGTTTCGGCAGAAGACCTCGAGGGCCTGCGCCCCTACATCGTG
This window harbors:
- the aroA gene encoding 3-phosphoshikimate 1-carboxyvinyltransferase, with translation MGFTFCFNDLGDVLVSIGMQELAVAPIPAPDAVIRVPGSKSFTNRALICAALSRGESRILGFLDSDDTQAMREGLGRLGVEIEAEGDDLIVHGTGGEFAIPLHAINCRASGTTMRFLSACGALVPGRVILDGTPRMRERSIQELADGLQNLGISARSTAGFPPLTIHGTALEGGSISVDASNSSQYLSALLMIAPFAKTDLEITAGRITSRPYVDMTIETMSAFGISVESIGDSSFRIPAGQKYRPRSYAIEPDATAATYFFAAAAITGGRVRVDGLAPSSLQSDVRFVEVLGRMGCSVERDSRWMSVRGPKYLHGVDVDLNALPDSALTLGVVACFARGQTRIRNVWNLRIKETDRMAALKTELQKLGASVEVTETDIVIDPPKEVTAARIATYEDHRMAMSFAVAGLAVEGVVIEDPDCVAKTFPDFFDRLALLNG
- a CDS encoding phosphoglycerate dehydrogenase; translated protein: MARVLVSDKLSDEGLAVLETADGIDFDHRPGLDPDELRKILPEYDGLIIRSGTKVTADLVAVAENLKVVGRAGIGVDNVDLGAATAAGVIVMNTPEGNAITTAEHAVSLMASLARKIPQATASLRAGKWEKSKFQGKELFDQVLGVIGLGNIGGIVADRARGLRMRVIAYDPIASEDRANRLGVDLVSLDELFTRSDIVTCHVPMTKDTRGLVGREAFAKMKDGVLIVNAARGGIVDEAALLEAIESGKVAGAALDVFEQEPPPSDHPLLQREEVIGTPHLGAATAQAQLNVAIAVAEQVRDYLTIGEVRNAVNLPSVSAEDLEGLRPYIVLGEKIGLFHGQMCRDGIEEIDVEYAGEVAELGVQPVTIAVLKGLLTPWVGDRVNFVNAPVVAQEHGVRVIESKAAQPKDFVSLLTVRVRSRGGKSMLVAGSIFGRTQPRIVRVDDFRFEALPEGSMFVILNDDHPGVVGSIGTLLGKAKINIKRMQLALHLETGQAIQVLSVDPTPSDEVVESVRALPGIESAQLLDLGERIT
- a CDS encoding alanine--glyoxylate aminotransferase family protein, which codes for MPKYRLLTPGPVAVPERVRLAMAQTLLHHRAPAFIPVFAEVRENLRKIFQTEQDVLILTSTGTGAMEAAVSNVFSPGDQAVVVRGGKFGERWGELCETYDVQAEYVDVEWGQAVNPQAVRSAFERLPDARALLVQASETSTGVYHPIRELAELVHEKTGRLIVVDGISGVGVHDLRTDEWGLDVVVSGSQKSWLLPPGLGFISLSEQARAAVQDSTMKRYYFDLRKEIKAQPGDQTTWTSAVSLIVGLREALRMILEEGLQSVFARHEVLAKVTRGGIQAIGLELLAADSPAFSCTAVKVPEGVDGKAFVKQLRDQYDITVAGGQGHLTGKIFRIGHMGDVDGFDMLSAIAAVEMALADVGFPVKIGEGSRAATELLRQLSAPEA